The nucleotide window GCCGCTCATGGAGTAACGGGGGTGCGTGGCATGTGGTCACGAATCTGGCGAGGCGCCGTGGCGACCGTCCTGACGGCCGTTCTCCTCCCCGGCGAGGCCGGCCTCGTCCTCGCGCAGGAGAAGCCCCCGGCGCCGGCCGCGACACCCGCCAAGGCGGAACCCGCCGAGCCGAAGCTCACGGCCGACCAGCTCGATTCGCTGGTGGCGCCGGTCGCCCTCTACCCCGACCCGCTCCTGGCGCAGACGCTCGTCGCCGCCACCTACCCGCTGGAGGTCATCCAGCTCCAGCAGTGGCTCGTGAAGAACCCGAGCCTGAAGGACAAGGCCCTCGCCGACGCGGTCGCGAAGCAGCCGTGGGATCCCGCGATCCAGTCGATGGCGGCGGTGCCGGACGTCGTGAAACGGCTCGCCGACGACATCCAGTGGACCACCGACCTCGGGAACGCCTTCCTCTCGCAGCAGTCCGACGTGATGGACGCCGTCCAGCGGATGCGCAAGAAGGCCAAGGACAAGGGCGCTCTCGAGTCCAACGAGCAGCAGAAGGTCGAGACGAAGGTGATCGAGGAGAAGACGGTCATCGTCGTGGAGTCCGCGAACCCCGAGGTGATCTACGTCCCGTCCTACAGCCCCACCGTCGTCTACGGGCCGCCGGTCTACCCGTACCCTCCGATCTACTACCCGCCGTACCCGCCGGGAGCCGCGTTCGTGTCGTTCAGCTTCGGCGTGATGTGGGGCGCGGCGATCTGGGGCGGTTCCTGCTGCGGCTGCGGTTGGGGCGGAAGCAACGTCAACATCAACGTGAACAACAACTTCAACCGCGTGAACCACAACCAGGGCGGCGGCCGGGGCGGGGCCGGCGGCGGGAACTGGCAACACAACCCCAAGCATCGCGGCGCGGCGCCCTACTCCAACAAGGCGACGGCGAACAAGTACGGCGGCCAGTCCGGGGCGGGAAATCGCGGGACGAGCGCGCGGCAGCAGCCCAGCACGAGGCAGCAGCCCGGCGCCGGCGGTTCCAGGGGGCCGAGCGCATCCCAGCAGCCCCGAGGCGGCGGCGGCGGAGACAAGATCGGCGGCCGGGACATTCCGAAGAGCAGCGGCTCGTCGAAGGCCGGCGGTTTCAGCGGCGGCTCCCGCGGGTACAGCGGGAGCAGCGCGCGGGCCAGCAGCTCGCGGGGCGCGTCGAGCATGGGCGGGCGCGGCGGAGGAGGGATGCGAGGCGGCGGCGGAGGGCGACGGAGATGAGAGCCTGGATTCCCTTGGCCGCCTTGTTGTTCTCGGCGTCGCACGCGGCGGAACCCGCCCTCGAGCAGAAGACCTTCCCGACCCCCGAGGCGGCCGCCGAGGCGCTGGTCTCGGCGGCCGAGCGATTCGACGTGACCGCGCTGAAGGAGATCTTCGGTCCCGAAGGGCTCGATCTCGTGGTGTCGGACGATCCGGTGATGGACAGGAACGACAGCGCCGCCTTCGCCGCGCAGGCCCGCGAGAAGATGCAGGTCGTCCGCGATCCGAAGAAGAAGAAGCGCGCGACGATCCTCGCCGGCGTGGACGAGTGGCCGCTGCCGATTCCCCTCGTCCAGAAGCGCGGCCAATGGCGGTTCGACTCGAAGGCCGGCGCCCAGGAAGTCATCCAGCGGCGCATCGGGCGTAACGAGCTCGACGCGATCGAGGTCTGCGAGGGTTACGTCGAAGCCCAGCACGAATACGCTTCGGAGAAACGCGACGGCGCGGCCGTGAACCAGTACGCGCAGCGCGTGGTCAGCACCCCCGGAAGGCAGGACGGCCTGGCGTGGCAGGACCCCGACGGAACGTGGCGGGGCCCGGTTGGCGAGGGGATCGCGCGGGTCATCGCGGAGGGGTACTCCAGCCGGTACGAGCCGTACCACGGGTACTACTTCAAGGTCCTGAAGGGTCAGGGCCCGGCCGCCCCGATGGGCGAGATGGACTTCGTCGTGGACGGCGTGATGATCGGCGGGTTCGCCCTCGTCGCCGCGCCGGCGACCTACGGGGTCACCGGTGTGAAGACCTTCATCGTGAGCCACACCGGCATCGTCTACGAGAAGGACCTCGGCCCCGACTCGGTGGAGCGGTTCCGCGCGATGGAGCGATACGACCCCGACGCGACCTGGACGCCGGTCCCGTGAGGCTCCTGCTGCGGGAGATCCGCCACAATCCCCTCCTGTGGCTGCTGGCCTTCGTTCCGGTCCTCTTCGCGATCGAGCACTTCGCGCCCGAGTCCCACACCGCCCTCTTCCTGGTCTCCGTCCTCGCGATCGTCCCGCTGGCCACCCTGCTCAGCCACGCCACCGAGTCGGTCGCGGCGAAGACCGGGGACGCGGTCGGCGGCCTGCTCAACGCCACCCTGGGGAACCTCACCGAGCTCGTCATCGCCCTCGCCGCCCTTCGCGCCGGGCAGTACATGCTGGTGAAGGCGTCGATCGCCGGCGCGATCGTTACGAACACGTTGTTCATGCTCGGCGCGTCGTTCCTGCTGGGCGGACTCAAGCACCACACCCAGGAGTTCAACCGCGTCGGCGCCCGGCTCCAGTCCGGGCTGCTGTTCCTCGCCGTCGTGGCGCTGCTGATCCCCTCCGCGATCTCGGTCGCCGATGCCTCGGAGGGGGCGGCGTTCAAGCAGACGCTGAGCGTGAGCCTCGCGGTCCTGCTCATCGTCGCGTACGGGCTGGGGATGCTGTTCTCCCTCAAGACCCACCGCGAGCAGTTCGCCAGCGCCGGGCACGGCGAGGAGGGCGAGGCGCCCTGGCCGCTGGGCCTCGCCCTTGCGACGCTCGCCGGCGTCACCGTGCTCGTGGCGCTCGTCAGCGAGGTTTTCGTCGCTTCGGTGCAGAAGGCCGCCGAGACGTTCGGGATGACGCCCGCGTTCGTGGGGTTCATCGTCGTGGCGCTCGTGGGCGGCGCGGCGGAGATGGCCTCCGCGTTCTCCGGCGCGCGCAAGAACCGCCTCGATCTGAGCGTGGGGATCGCGCTCGGCAGCGCCTCCCAGATCGCGCTGTTCGTCGCTCCGGTGCTGGTCCTGCTCAGCTACGTCCTGGGCCCGACGCCGATGGACCTGCAGTTCTGGCCCGGAGCCGTCGTGATGATGCTCATCGCGACGCTCACCGCGACGATGGTGACCAACAGCGGGCGTTCGGCGTGGTTCGTCGGCGTGCTGCTGCTGATGGTCTACGCGATCTTCGCCATGACCCTCTACCT belongs to Candidatus Polarisedimenticolaceae bacterium and includes:
- a CDS encoding DUF3300 domain-containing protein, giving the protein MATVLTAVLLPGEAGLVLAQEKPPAPAATPAKAEPAEPKLTADQLDSLVAPVALYPDPLLAQTLVAATYPLEVIQLQQWLVKNPSLKDKALADAVAKQPWDPAIQSMAAVPDVVKRLADDIQWTTDLGNAFLSQQSDVMDAVQRMRKKAKDKGALESNEQQKVETKVIEEKTVIVVESANPEVIYVPSYSPTVVYGPPVYPYPPIYYPPYPPGAAFVSFSFGVMWGAAIWGGSCCGCGWGGSNVNINVNNNFNRVNHNQGGGRGGAGGGNWQHNPKHRGAAPYSNKATANKYGGQSGAGNRGTSARQQPSTRQQPGAGGSRGPSASQQPRGGGGGDKIGGRDIPKSSGSSKAGGFSGGSRGYSGSSARASSSRGASSMGGRGGGGMRGGGGGRRR
- the cax gene encoding calcium/proton exchanger, with the translated sequence MRLLLREIRHNPLLWLLAFVPVLFAIEHFAPESHTALFLVSVLAIVPLATLLSHATESVAAKTGDAVGGLLNATLGNLTELVIALAALRAGQYMLVKASIAGAIVTNTLFMLGASFLLGGLKHHTQEFNRVGARLQSGLLFLAVVALLIPSAISVADASEGAAFKQTLSVSLAVLLIVAYGLGMLFSLKTHREQFASAGHGEEGEAPWPLGLALATLAGVTVLVALVSEVFVASVQKAAETFGMTPAFVGFIVVALVGGAAEMASAFSGARKNRLDLSVGIALGSASQIALFVAPVLVLLSYVLGPTPMDLQFWPGAVVMMLIATLTATMVTNSGRSAWFVGVLLLMVYAIFAMTLYLLPPQAARP
- a CDS encoding DUF2950 domain-containing protein, which codes for MRAWIPLAALLFSASHAAEPALEQKTFPTPEAAAEALVSAAERFDVTALKEIFGPEGLDLVVSDDPVMDRNDSAAFAAQAREKMQVVRDPKKKKRATILAGVDEWPLPIPLVQKRGQWRFDSKAGAQEVIQRRIGRNELDAIEVCEGYVEAQHEYASEKRDGAAVNQYAQRVVSTPGRQDGLAWQDPDGTWRGPVGEGIARVIAEGYSSRYEPYHGYYFKVLKGQGPAAPMGEMDFVVDGVMIGGFALVAAPATYGVTGVKTFIVSHTGIVYEKDLGPDSVERFRAMERYDPDATWTPVP